From the Colletotrichum lupini chromosome 10, complete sequence genome, one window contains:
- a CDS encoding She9/Mdm33 family protein, with translation MHSIARPASRLVHARLGTAHLSRWRTLAAPPPPRHNLTLSSSSPPPSRRFYSDLPPIFAPPPPKEEPKQASPTSTSSTTSSDPSAQSSDAATSSSSTAPDSSSSSSSSSSSTPDNDTTTSSSSSSSPKPDTPKNQSPDDPLPDTATKIYTALPPALSEKLSHLMDTAQTRLLTASTTLNTLTGYAPIEEIKRQNALLETRLAQAQDLVRTARTTYKTTNAKRATTQREVTTLLARKEMWSPTDLERFTQLYRQDHSLEQEVAAASEALTDAEHAEQALGQQLNAGILKRYHEEQIWSDRIRRASTWGTWGLMGVNVLLFIVLQFVAEPWKRRRLVRGVVEEEKAVLEGVTAELAGLKAALAQREAYEDAATADDVAAYMASTTAATTTPVVAVEEETPLAAAEPTSAEEAEELLAAKVEEPAVQHEMEREVASALEVLETQVPEAKSWRESWRELLADPELLKAKIADLYSERRIDLRMRDASILALEGAAAGATFAAALALLLVRRT, from the coding sequence ATGCACTCCATCGCCAGGCCGGCGTCGCGCCTAGTCCACGCCCGCCTCGGAACGGCACACCTCTCACGATGGAGGACCCTCGCGGCTCCGCCACCTCCGCGCCATAACCTCAcattgtcgtcgtcgtcgccgccCCCCTCTCGACGGTTCTACTCGGATCTGCCACCGATCTTCGCCCCCCCGCCGCCGAAGGAAGAGCCAAAGCAAGCTTCTCCGACCTCGACCTCCTCGACGACAAGCAGCGACCCGTCGGCCCAGAGCTCGGATGCAGCCACTTCAAGCTCCTCCACAGCTCCCGACTCatcttcgtcctcgtcctcgtcctcgtcctcgacACCAGACAATGACACCACCAcgagctcctcctcctcctcctcgcccaAACCCGACACCCCCAAAAACCAATCCCCCGACGACCCCCTCCCAGACACTGCAACAAAAATCTACACCGCCCTCCCCCCAGCCCTCTCCGAAAAACTCTCCCACCTAATGGACACAGCCCAAACCCGCCTCCTAACCGCCTCGACAACCCTAAACACCCTGACCGGCTACGCCCCCATCGAAGAAATCAAACGCCAAAACGCCCTCCTCGAAACCCGCCTCGCCCAGGCCCAAGACCTCGTCCGCACCGCCCGGACAACCTACAAAACCACAAACGCCAAACGCGCGACGACCCAGCGCGAAGTCACGACCCTCCTCGCGCGCAAGGAAATGTGGTCGCCCACCGACCTCGAACGCTTCACCCAGCTCTACCGCCAAGACCACTCCCTCGAACAAGAAGTCGCCGCCGCGTCCGAAGCCCTGACCGACGCAGAACACGCAGAGCAAGCCCTGGGCCAGCAGCTCAACGCGGGGATCCTGAAGCGTTACCACGAGGAACAGATCTGGTCCGACCGCATCCGGCGCGCGTCGACCTGGGGAACATGGGGCCTGATGGGCGTCAACGTGCTCCTCTTCATCGTCTTACAGTTCGTCGCGGAGCCGTGGAAGCGCAGACGCCTGGTACGCGGCGTCGTCgaagaagagaaagccgTGCTCGAGGGCGTGACGGCCGAGCTGGCGGGGCTCAAGGCCGCGTTGGCGCAGAGGGAGGCGTACGAGGATGCCGCCACGGCCGATGATGTAGCCGCGTACATGGCGTCCACAACGGCGGCGACGACAACACCCGTCGTGGCAGTAGAGGAAGAGACGCCACTGGCCGCGGCGGAACCCACATCAGCagaggaggcggaggagcTTCTGGCAGCCAAGGTCGAGGAGCCGGCCGTCCAGCACGAGATGGAGCGCGAGGTCGCGAGTGCGCTCGAGGTCTTGGAGACGCAGGTCCCCGAGGCGAAATCATGGCGCGAATCATGGCGCGAGCTCCTCGCCGACCCGGAGCTCCTAAAGGCGAAAATCGCCGATTTGTACAGCGAGCGCCGCATCGATCTCCGCATGCGCGATGCGTCCATCTTGGCTCTCGAGGGCGCTGCCGCTGGGGCGACGTTCGCGGCAGCTCTGGCATTGCTGCTGGTGAGGAGGACATGA
- a CDS encoding 2,3-diketo-5-methylthio-1-phosphopentane phosphatase — protein MGSHVSETPALATNPNFIFFTDFDGTITLEDSNDFLTDNVGYGYENRRAGNVLVLEGKKHFRDSFQEMMDSVKLPFDQCIEYLKKNVKLDPVFKEFYTWCRANNVPVVIISGGMRPIIRALLVQWLGEEEVDGHIQIVSNQVAPREGKASINEEGGWQIVYHDDSIHGHDKSIELRKYSSLPERPVMFYAGDGVSDLSAARETDLLFAKRDKGETHFTPPPPSFILFVATSALHGTSLTGLIDLVAYCEKEGISFVTFNDFSDILSTVKQIVEGKLSVKDAARGRIH, from the coding sequence ATGGGCTCCCACGTCAGCGAAACCCCGGCCCTGGCCACGAACCCAAACTTCATCTTCTTCACCGACTTTGACGGCACAATCACCCTCGAAGACTCCAACGACTTCCTCACAGACAACGTGGGCTACGGCTACGAGAACCGCCGCGCGGGCAacgtcctcgtcctcgagGGCAAGAAGCACTTCCGCGACAGCTTCCAGGAGATGATGGACTCGGTCAAGCTCCCCTTTGACCAGTGCATCGAGTACCTCAAGAAGAACGTCAAGCTCGACCCCGTCTTCAAGGAGTTCTACACCTGGTGCCGCGCCAACAACGTCCCCGTCGTGATTATCTCCGGCGGCATGCGGCCTATCATCCGCGCGCTGCTCGTGCAGTGGCTCGGCGAGGAGGAAGTCGATGGGCATATCCAGATTGTGAGCAACCAGGTTGCGCCGCGCGAGGGCAAGGCGAGTATCAACGAGGAAGGAGGGTGGCAGATTGTCTACCATGACGACAGCATCCACGGACACGACAAGTCGATTGAGCTGCGCAAGTACTCGTCGCTGCCCGAGCGGCCCGTCATGTTTTATGCTGGTGATGGTGTCTCTGATTTGTCTGCTGCGCGCGAGACGGATTTGTTGTTTGCCAAGCGCGATAAAGGTGAGACTCATTTTACCCCGCCCCCGCCATCGTTCATTCTGTTTGTTGCGACATCGGCTCTTCATGGGACGTCACTGACAGGATTGATAGATCTCGTCGCCTACTGCGAAAAGGAGGGCATCTCCTTCGTCACCTTTAACGACTTCTCCGATATCCTGTCCACGGTTAAGCAGATTGTTGAGGGCAAGCTCAGCGTCAAGGACGCCGCGCGGGGACGTATCCACTAG